In Fibrobacter sp. UWB2, one DNA window encodes the following:
- a CDS encoding sodium-dependent transporter: MANNRENWGSKLGVILAVAGSAVGLGNFLRFPVQAATNGGGAFIIPYLIAFVFLGIPLAWIEWTLGRYAGYHNYGTSPSTYHVIFQKKKKWAKYLGSLGLLPPIFIIFYYGFIQSWILAFAFYSATGTLMNVVAQGPEKMTEFFSDYIMLKTCVGGIPVAIIFFLITFIANMIVLSFGVRKGIERANKICMPILLILGLVLVVRVLTLPGIGKGLAFMWNPDFSELASPKVWMAAAGQVFFTMSLGMAIIFCYASYLKPKEDLVLSSLTASATNGFAEVIIGGTVVIPMAVLIAGANIEECAKLGTFGLGFQTMPYVFGTLPFGGVLQTVWFTMLFFAGITSAISIIQPLISFCEDDLKFTRKKSVTTVSTITFIGSLTAIFGLAAGTVDELDFWGGTYLIVFVGMIQAVLFSLVLGRRKAKEAQANGDLPAEVVVEPGENEAFATMNDGSLLKLPRFLRPIILYVCPIYLIVLLISFTATDGLPFITLSNVDPSATVDFLGHTFPKIGFTWAFRGFLLVLFLLLNLAIAYAWRKGGPAEKGRSKSIKKMEIGNSDENMEG, translated from the coding sequence ATGGCAAATAATCGTGAAAACTGGGGTTCCAAACTCGGGGTCATCCTCGCAGTCGCTGGTTCCGCAGTCGGTCTTGGCAATTTTCTTCGATTCCCTGTGCAAGCGGCTACCAATGGCGGCGGCGCATTCATCATCCCCTACCTCATTGCGTTTGTGTTCCTCGGGATTCCGCTCGCCTGGATTGAATGGACACTCGGCCGTTACGCAGGCTACCACAATTACGGCACCTCCCCGAGTACCTACCACGTGATTTTCCAGAAAAAGAAGAAGTGGGCAAAGTACCTGGGCTCGCTCGGACTCCTCCCGCCGATTTTCATCATTTTCTACTACGGATTTATCCAGTCCTGGATTTTGGCATTCGCATTCTACTCGGCAACAGGCACGTTGATGAACGTTGTCGCGCAGGGTCCGGAAAAGATGACGGAATTCTTTAGCGACTACATCATGCTCAAGACTTGCGTCGGTGGCATCCCGGTCGCCATCATCTTCTTCCTCATTACGTTCATCGCGAACATGATTGTGCTTTCGTTCGGTGTGCGCAAGGGCATTGAACGCGCGAACAAGATTTGCATGCCGATCCTCTTGATTTTGGGCCTTGTGCTTGTGGTCCGCGTGCTCACGCTCCCGGGCATCGGCAAGGGTCTCGCCTTCATGTGGAACCCGGATTTCTCGGAACTCGCTAGTCCGAAAGTCTGGATGGCCGCTGCAGGCCAGGTGTTCTTCACGATGAGCCTCGGTATGGCCATCATTTTCTGCTACGCAAGCTACCTCAAGCCGAAAGAAGACCTCGTGCTTTCTTCGCTCACGGCAAGCGCAACGAACGGATTTGCCGAAGTGATTATTGGTGGTACGGTCGTAATCCCGATGGCAGTGCTTATCGCAGGCGCAAACATCGAAGAATGCGCCAAGCTCGGCACATTCGGTCTTGGATTCCAGACGATGCCTTACGTTTTCGGAACACTCCCGTTCGGAGGCGTGCTTCAGACCGTTTGGTTCACGATGCTCTTTTTTGCAGGCATCACGAGCGCCATTTCCATCATCCAGCCGCTCATCAGCTTCTGCGAAGACGACCTCAAGTTTACGCGTAAAAAGTCCGTCACGACGGTCAGCACGATTACCTTTATCGGTAGCCTCACCGCTATTTTCGGCCTCGCCGCAGGCACTGTCGATGAACTCGACTTCTGGGGCGGTACGTACCTCATCGTGTTCGTGGGCATGATCCAGGCGGTTCTCTTTAGCCTCGTGCTCGGGCGCCGCAAGGCCAAGGAAGCCCAGGCAAATGGAGACCTCCCTGCTGAAGTTGTTGTGGAACCGGGTGAAAACGAAGCCTTCGCCACCATGAACGATGGCTCCCTCCTCAAGCTCCCGCGCTTCCTCCGCCCGATAATTCTTTACGTGTGCCCGATTTACCTGATCGTGCTTCTGATATCGTTCACAGCAACGGACGGCCTCCCATTCATTACGCTTAGCAATGTGGACCCGAGCGCAACAGTCGATTTCCTCGGACACACGTTCCCGAAAATCGGATTCACGTGGGCATTCCGCGGATTCTTGCTCGTACTGTTCTTGCTTTTGAACCTCGCCATCGCCTATGCCTGGCGCAAAGGAGGTCCCGCAGAAAAGGGCCGCAGCAAGAGCATCAAGAAGATGGAAATCGGTAACTCTGACGAAAACATGGAGGGCTAA
- a CDS encoding IS1595 family transposase, with translation MELTHEKPLELIDQLIGHLNKEERNSLVRKLNMGVTSINDLMKSNRMEKEHACVKCGCLNIVKFGKVKRYHSIKDKEGITIGRQFVGEHQRYKCRDCGSTFVSTAKSAFYRSHLTPDQISEVINAITIRKTIRDTAEICQCSTKTSFRWRHKLLDSLTIPNEKVVLGGILEADETGFDLSFKGNPWNHFAFYGMSAIELRTYLLKHPEKTPRAMNEMVNVCCGIDHNREVIATPTNLGKCRMKHLVQTFDKHIEQRSIMCSDKNKAYVRMCNQMNIALVQFKSDDYTTKSGDLSIQKINNYHSNMKFWFKFFRGVATKYLRNYLLWFNFVMWNKKLNTNVKYFEHLSNTVFCENIKDIQKRPAIPFQAHRNYI, from the coding sequence ATGGAATTAACACACGAAAAACCCCTTGAACTTATAGACCAGTTAATAGGTCATTTAAACAAAGAAGAAAGAAACTCCCTCGTTAGAAAACTTAATATGGGCGTTACTTCCATTAACGATTTGATGAAATCGAATAGAATGGAAAAAGAACACGCCTGTGTTAAATGTGGGTGTTTGAATATCGTTAAATTTGGCAAGGTCAAAAGATACCATTCAATAAAGGATAAAGAGGGCATTACGATCGGGCGTCAATTCGTAGGGGAACACCAACGCTATAAATGCCGTGATTGTGGCTCAACATTCGTTTCTACCGCCAAATCGGCTTTCTATCGTAGCCATTTGACCCCAGACCAAATTTCAGAAGTCATCAACGCAATAACGATTAGAAAGACCATAAGGGACACCGCAGAAATTTGCCAATGTTCCACAAAGACTTCTTTCAGGTGGAGGCATAAGCTACTTGATTCTTTGACCATTCCAAACGAAAAAGTGGTCTTGGGGGGTATTCTTGAAGCGGACGAAACGGGCTTTGACTTGTCATTTAAGGGAAATCCGTGGAATCACTTTGCATTCTATGGAATGTCGGCAATCGAGCTTAGAACATACCTTCTTAAACACCCAGAAAAGACCCCAAGGGCAATGAACGAAATGGTGAATGTGTGCTGTGGCATTGACCACAACCGCGAAGTTATCGCCACACCTACGAACTTGGGAAAATGTCGAATGAAACACCTCGTCCAAACATTCGACAAGCATATTGAACAACGCTCCATTATGTGTTCGGATAAAAACAAAGCCTATGTCAGAATGTGTAATCAAATGAACATAGCACTTGTTCAATTCAAGTCCGACGATTATACGACCAAATCGGGTGACTTGTCAATTCAAAAAATCAATAATTATCATTCAAACATGAAATTTTGGTTTAAGTTCTTCCGTGGTGTTGCCACGAAATATCTTAGAAATTATCTTCTTTGGTTCAATTTCGTTATGTGGAACAAGAAACTTAATACAAATGTGAAATACTTTGAACATCTTTCTAATACGGTGTTCTGCGAAAACATCAAGGATATTCAAAAACGCCCTGCAATCCCATTCCAAGCCCACAGAAATTACATTTAA
- a CDS encoding GGDEF domain-containing protein, with product MKNQKKPIHRSLILGSAVFITFMCLLLSIQAYMTYSQSLYKRYDDKLSNILNYAVNRIDMDDLYQNAITGQKTEKYNDVQQLLNGMVDDFELFYLYSLFVRNDSMYNICSATSKAERERGEEDMKLLEPTDAYELSEIRKFAKAMTKDEISFFEENSDWGAAYTACKPYVNSLGVHFGVICADISISDLHKTVNYYVMYNVLLTLGLGLLFALILFIWLRRNVTGPILELEKSARHFAEKSRGKKTPDELIFDAPEIHTHNEVESLSNAISQMSEDMRTYVQGLLDAEEQARSAQEQAEDMTNLAFKDALTHVNSKVAYDKMKDSLQEQIDKGGATFGFVMIDVNNLKDVNDHYGHDCGDKYILGSCHIFCNIYKQSPIYRFGGDEFVVLLQNSDYKNRDKLLKDIESKFKKSRNNTSRKPWERYSVAYGMAIYKPGDSVEDVFKRADDSMYQKKMEIKGMA from the coding sequence ATGAAGAACCAGAAGAAACCTATTCATAGAAGCCTTATTCTAGGAAGCGCGGTCTTTATCACATTCATGTGCCTTTTGCTTTCTATCCAGGCTTACATGACATACTCTCAGTCTCTTTACAAGCGTTACGACGACAAGCTCAGCAACATTCTGAACTATGCGGTCAACCGCATAGACATGGACGACCTTTACCAGAACGCCATAACGGGCCAAAAGACCGAAAAGTATAACGACGTGCAACAGTTGCTCAACGGCATGGTCGACGACTTCGAGCTGTTCTACCTCTACTCGCTTTTTGTGCGCAACGATTCCATGTACAATATTTGCTCAGCAACAAGCAAGGCAGAACGTGAACGTGGCGAAGAAGACATGAAGTTGTTGGAGCCGACCGACGCGTATGAACTTTCTGAAATTCGAAAATTCGCGAAGGCCATGACAAAGGATGAAATTTCATTCTTTGAAGAAAACTCCGACTGGGGGGCCGCCTACACAGCCTGCAAACCGTACGTCAACTCGCTTGGAGTGCATTTTGGCGTCATCTGCGCAGACATTTCCATTTCGGACCTCCACAAGACCGTCAACTATTACGTCATGTACAACGTTTTACTGACCCTCGGGCTTGGGCTCCTGTTTGCACTTATTTTGTTCATATGGTTACGCCGCAACGTGACGGGGCCGATTCTTGAACTTGAAAAGAGCGCCCGACATTTCGCCGAAAAGAGCCGTGGTAAAAAGACGCCCGACGAGCTCATCTTTGATGCTCCCGAAATTCACACGCACAACGAAGTCGAATCGCTCTCGAACGCTATTTCGCAGATGTCCGAAGACATGCGCACGTACGTCCAGGGGCTTCTAGATGCCGAAGAACAGGCGCGTTCCGCCCAGGAACAGGCCGAAGACATGACGAATTTGGCATTCAAGGATGCACTGACCCACGTGAACAGCAAGGTCGCCTACGACAAGATGAAGGATTCCCTGCAAGAACAAATCGACAAGGGTGGAGCCACATTCGGGTTCGTGATGATAGACGTCAACAACCTCAAGGACGTCAACGACCACTATGGTCACGACTGTGGAGACAAGTACATTTTAGGTTCGTGCCATATTTTCTGCAATATATATAAGCAGTCCCCCATTTACAGATTCGGCGGAGACGAATTCGTCGTTTTGCTGCAGAATAGTGATTACAAGAATAGGGACAAACTGCTCAAGGATATCGAATCCAAATTCAAGAAGTCTCGCAACAACACCTCCCGCAAGCCCTGGGAACGTTATTCCGTCGCATACGGCATGGCGATCTACAAGCCCGGCGACAGCGTCGAAGATGTTTTTAAGCGTGCTGACGATAGCATGTACCAGAAGAAAATGGAAATCAAGGGGATGGCGTAA
- a CDS encoding portal protein, translating into MTKVYYDPDSIEIDGSDANQAIIIDIKSKAWIKKTYGEDFVTEKGDKPLIDISDSYDEQSLPLITYYVKSNGGVIVYKLLNRDLLEEPIILNIDRLPIIPVYGEETFIDDKLSHRGIVSQSKPIQKLIDYSYSQLCERLAKSPKNAWVGTKEAIEGNEEYFKNFDKSVNPLLLYNKYDDRKNQNEPPTRIDMTIQYNDLTTVLQNSLAMLQSITGVESIGIPDQKVEMTATEALLNAKSYTNNVRNYFDNLKESFKSAGHIFFQLLGYDVEVSVEQGPEDQMERQIARAELMQLAQLVPEEKRMDLVGAITSTLDDNQFIRRFNQAVFDGVSPEVMRLQQQIQQQQIQFQNQIQQMAQANQELKNQNQQLNVQLLAMEQNNRNALLVAQMDNQTELQKEAMKLEAQAENQNANRVMELEKEAFKQNNENARMVAKIQQKNNEQILNQLGV; encoded by the coding sequence GTGACCAAAGTCTATTATGACCCAGACTCTATTGAAATAGATGGTTCGGACGCAAATCAAGCAATAATCATTGACATTAAATCTAAGGCGTGGATTAAGAAAACCTACGGCGAAGATTTCGTAACAGAAAAAGGCGACAAGCCACTTATAGATATTTCGGATTCTTATGATGAACAATCCTTGCCGTTAATCACATATTATGTGAAATCAAACGGTGGTGTTATTGTCTATAAGCTATTGAACAGGGATTTGCTAGAAGAGCCTATTATTCTAAACATTGATAGATTACCAATCATCCCCGTATATGGTGAAGAAACATTTATAGACGATAAATTAAGTCATCGTGGCATTGTTTCCCAATCAAAGCCAATACAAAAACTTATTGATTACAGCTATTCCCAATTATGCGAACGCTTGGCGAAATCACCGAAGAACGCTTGGGTGGGAACAAAAGAAGCTATTGAGGGAAATGAAGAATATTTTAAAAATTTCGACAAGTCCGTGAATCCGCTTTTGTTATACAACAAATACGATGATAGAAAGAACCAAAACGAACCGCCAACACGAATTGACATGACGATTCAATACAACGACTTAACGACAGTTCTTCAAAATTCTTTGGCTATGCTTCAATCTATTACGGGTGTTGAATCTATTGGAATACCCGATCAAAAAGTGGAAATGACTGCAACCGAAGCCCTACTTAATGCGAAATCATACACGAACAATGTCAGAAATTATTTCGACAATCTAAAAGAATCTTTCAAGTCGGCAGGACACATTTTCTTTCAGTTGCTTGGGTATGATGTAGAAGTTTCTGTAGAGCAAGGGCCAGAAGACCAAATGGAAAGACAAATAGCAAGAGCCGAATTAATGCAGTTGGCTCAACTTGTGCCAGAAGAAAAAAGAATGGATTTGGTTGGGGCGATTACATCGACATTAGACGATAACCAATTTATAAGGCGATTCAATCAAGCCGTGTTTGATGGTGTTTCTCCCGAAGTTATGCGATTACAGCAACAAATTCAGCAACAGCAAATCCAATTCCAAAACCAAATTCAACAAATGGCACAAGCGAACCAAGAACTTAAAAACCAAAATCAGCAACTTAATGTTCAGTTGCTTGCTATGGAACAAAATAACAGAAATGCTTTATTGGTCGCCCAAATGGATAACCAAACGGAATTGCAGAAAGAAGCAATGAAACTTGAAGCCCAAGCAGAAAACCAAAACGCAAACAGGGTTATGGAACTTGAAAAAGAAGCATTTAAGCAAAACAACGAGAACGCCCGAATGGTCGCAAAGATACAACAGAAAAACAATGAACAAATTTTAAATCAGTTGGGGGTCTAA
- a CDS encoding GIY-YIG nuclease family protein, translated as MMNFIDEKYCIAKEKGQIYIIDNVKTVKVGASHNAITRFRELKANGEIDLNARLMWVYDVPDMYGFEALAHALLNQWKTQNPIYSSNRAVGWRNA; from the coding sequence ATGATGAATTTTATTGATGAAAAATATTGTATTGCAAAAGAAAAAGGCCAGATCTACATTATAGACAATGTAAAAACGGTTAAGGTAGGTGCGTCACACAATGCTATTACACGCTTTAGGGAATTAAAAGCTAATGGCGAAATAGATTTAAACGCTCGTTTGATGTGGGTTTATGATGTTCCCGATATGTATGGCTTTGAAGCCCTGGCACACGCCCTGCTAAACCAATGGAAAACACAAAATCCAATTTATTCAAGTAATAGGGCTGTTGGGTGGCGGAATGCTTGA
- a CDS encoding adenine-specific methyltransferase EcoRI family protein has product MARQNKLMNKAKKGKKDEFYTQLCDIEKELRNYKDHFKNKTVLCNCDDPRVSNFFHYFSYNFEHLGLKKLITTCYKNQDMDLFSQNNADRAIWLEYNGDKNGNKVPDPEEIGIHYLEGDGDFRSNECIELLKKADIVVTNPPFSLFREYVSQLMEFNKKFLIIGNINAIHYKEIFPLLKENKVWLGTGMGRWISGFIVPDNYELYGTEAKENEYGQRIVSTNNCLWLTNLDHKKRHEKLILYKSYNPEEYPKYDNYDGINVERTEYIPMDYDGVMGVPITFMDKYNPEQFEILGSSTDSMPKGAPYINGKRIYERILIRRIQ; this is encoded by the coding sequence ATGGCAAGACAGAATAAATTGATGAACAAAGCAAAGAAAGGGAAAAAAGACGAATTTTACACCCAACTTTGCGACATCGAAAAAGAACTTAGAAATTATAAAGACCATTTCAAAAACAAAACAGTTCTTTGCAATTGTGACGACCCTCGTGTAAGTAATTTCTTTCATTATTTCTCTTATAACTTCGAACATTTAGGTTTGAAAAAACTTATCACGACCTGTTATAAAAATCAGGATATGGATTTATTCTCCCAAAACAACGCTGATAGGGCTATTTGGCTAGAATATAATGGTGATAAAAACGGAAATAAAGTGCCTGATCCCGAAGAAATCGGAATTCATTATTTAGAAGGTGATGGCGATTTCAGAAGTAATGAATGTATTGAACTTTTGAAAAAAGCCGACATTGTCGTTACGAATCCTCCGTTCAGTTTGTTTAGGGAATATGTTTCCCAACTTATGGAATTTAACAAAAAGTTTCTTATTATAGGGAATATAAACGCCATTCATTATAAAGAAATTTTTCCGTTGTTAAAAGAAAATAAGGTTTGGTTAGGGACAGGAATGGGACGATGGATTTCCGGTTTTATTGTTCCTGACAATTACGAACTTTATGGAACAGAAGCGAAAGAAAACGAATATGGTCAAAGAATTGTTTCAACAAACAACTGCTTATGGCTCACAAACTTAGACCATAAAAAAAGACACGAAAAATTGATTCTTTATAAAAGTTATAATCCTGAAGAATACCCCAAATATGACAATTACGACGGAATCAATGTGGAAAGAACTGAATATATTCCTATGGATTATGATGGCGTGATGGGTGTTCCTATAACATTTATGGATAAATACAATCCAGAACAATTTGAAATTTTGGGTTCAAGTACAGACTCCATGCCTAAAGGTGCGCCATATATCAACGGCAAAAGAATATATGAAAGAATTTTAATCCGTCGTATTCAATAG
- a CDS encoding P22 phage major capsid protein family protein — MENKLSNNKKTKMVAAVVSDQMDYVKKSKSYLPESELKNKKYGRTYTVYIPDPGKVKDGLVAEPDAIEEVEMSIKLENKNTSCEIDAWNELTDLEDFKKEIAIPRGTKLAKSVQKEVIDSTVFQSVQATVTSAANFASLSDVSNKLEEVAVGGVKVMFNSPTVNGKIAAAGLSNFIPDTIQKEIYGKNYLGEYANASQISLAGLPIVKAGASACTITGTAISGEDTLSGTVVGYEPITAVTCAGGKKGEAFSIAGLKVVDVNGMPTDQDYTVILASDADNSNKCAIAPIRATLNATVSGVKVDNVGNPNAWFDTSFSSFSATPLLTSGNSYYVGVCREEDALAFDTYKFADLPGSENSTETVDGVSVKMSEYGDGLNMKSFVRLDCPFAAGVPDARRQAVLYVQK; from the coding sequence ATGGAAAATAAATTATCAAACAATAAGAAAACAAAAATGGTTGCGGCTGTTGTAAGCGACCAGATGGATTATGTTAAAAAGTCCAAAAGTTATTTGCCAGAAAGTGAGCTAAAAAATAAGAAGTATGGCAGAACATACACCGTTTATATTCCTGACCCTGGCAAGGTTAAAGACGGCTTGGTTGCTGAACCTGACGCAATCGAAGAAGTTGAAATGTCTATCAAGTTGGAAAACAAGAACACATCTTGTGAAATTGACGCTTGGAATGAATTAACAGACCTTGAAGATTTCAAGAAAGAAATTGCAATTCCAAGAGGCACAAAGCTTGCAAAGAGCGTTCAGAAAGAAGTAATTGATTCTACCGTTTTCCAATCCGTCCAAGCTACAGTAACATCTGCCGCCAATTTCGCTTCTTTAAGTGATGTTTCAAACAAGTTGGAAGAAGTTGCTGTAGGTGGTGTAAAGGTTATGTTTAATTCACCAACCGTAAACGGCAAAATCGCAGCAGCAGGCTTGTCTAATTTCATTCCTGACACAATCCAAAAAGAAATTTATGGAAAGAATTATTTGGGCGAATACGCCAACGCTTCACAAATTTCTTTGGCAGGTCTTCCAATCGTAAAAGCTGGCGCTTCTGCTTGTACAATTACAGGCACAGCAATTAGCGGTGAAGATACATTAAGCGGTACGGTCGTTGGTTATGAACCTATCACAGCCGTAACTTGTGCGGGCGGTAAGAAGGGCGAAGCATTTTCTATTGCAGGCTTGAAAGTCGTTGATGTAAATGGTATGCCAACCGACCAAGATTACACCGTCATTCTCGCAAGTGATGCCGACAATTCAAACAAATGTGCTATTGCTCCAATCAGGGCAACACTTAACGCCACAGTAAGTGGTGTAAAAGTCGATAATGTTGGAAATCCGAACGCTTGGTTTGACACTTCATTTTCTTCTTTCTCTGCCACACCACTTTTAACATCTGGCAATTCTTATTATGTCGGTGTTTGTCGTGAAGAGGACGCTTTGGCTTTCGACACTTACAAGTTTGCCGACTTGCCAGGCTCTGAAAATAGCACCGAAACCGTTGACGGTGTATCCGTTAAGATGAGTGAATACGGTGATGGCTTAAATATGAAATCTTTTGTTCGATTGGACTGCCCATTTGCCGCAGGTGTTCCTGACGCAAGACGACAGGCTGTTCTTTATGTTCAGAAGTAA
- a CDS encoding SpoVG family protein — MRKMKQVEKSEMFDCLTVTKVEVFPFVEGAELGNVKGLATIILNDQILIRGLRVMNGENGLFVGFPTDPFFKGEEFRYSVNPMTRELREHIESCVLEKYGNLKSK; from the coding sequence ATGCGTAAAATGAAGCAAGTGGAAAAATCCGAAATGTTCGATTGTCTAACCGTTACAAAAGTGGAAGTGTTCCCATTTGTGGAAGGCGCAGAACTTGGAAATGTAAAAGGATTGGCGACAATCATTTTGAATGACCAAATTCTAATTCGTGGGCTTCGTGTTATGAATGGTGAAAATGGCTTGTTTGTGGGCTTTCCCACAGATCCATTCTTCAAGGGTGAGGAATTTCGATATTCCGTCAACCCTATGACAAGGGAACTTCGGGAACACATCGAAAGTTGTGTCTTGGAGAAATATGGGAATTTGAAATCAAAATAG
- a CDS encoding DUF262 domain-containing protein — translation MKITLTKVTIKDLVKDYKDDPETGRVSAYGGLLDIRPPYQREFIYKDKQRDAVIETVRQGFPLNVMYWAKREDGTFEVIDGQQRTISICQYVNGDFSHLFKFYHNLQKDEKEQIDNYELLVYICEGTDKEKLKWFETINIAGEELTRQELRNAVYFGPWLSDAKRYFSKVGCAAQKIGQDYLNGSAIRQEYLETAIKWVSKENIEVYMAKHQHDDNANELWLYFRSVIDWIDTTFKPTKERKKLMKGLEWGELYEAHKDDKLNFTVIDNEVTRLLLDDDVTNKKGIYPYILTGKEHYLSIRAFTDKQKIKAYQKQLGICPICKQHFEMQEMEADHITPWCEGGPTIDNNCQMLCRDCNRRKSNK, via the coding sequence ATGAAAATCACATTAACGAAAGTCACCATAAAAGATTTGGTTAAGGATTATAAAGATGACCCCGAAACAGGTCGTGTTTCTGCCTACGGTGGTCTACTTGACATTCGCCCTCCATATCAACGAGAATTTATCTATAAAGACAAACAGCGTGACGCCGTTATAGAAACCGTTCGTCAGGGCTTCCCGTTGAATGTGATGTATTGGGCTAAGCGTGAAGACGGGACATTTGAAGTTATTGATGGTCAGCAACGCACCATTTCTATTTGTCAGTATGTGAATGGCGATTTTAGCCACTTGTTCAAGTTCTATCACAACTTGCAGAAAGATGAAAAGGAACAAATAGATAATTACGAGCTGTTGGTTTATATTTGCGAAGGAACTGACAAAGAAAAATTGAAATGGTTTGAAACCATCAATATTGCTGGCGAAGAATTAACACGACAAGAGTTAAGAAACGCAGTCTATTTCGGACCGTGGCTTTCTGACGCAAAAAGATATTTCAGCAAAGTTGGTTGTGCCGCACAAAAAATCGGACAAGATTATTTGAACGGTTCTGCTATTCGTCAGGAATATTTGGAAACCGCTATTAAATGGGTTTCCAAAGAAAATATTGAAGTCTATATGGCGAAACATCAGCACGATGATAACGCCAATGAACTGTGGCTTTATTTTAGATCTGTCATAGATTGGATTGATACCACTTTCAAGCCGACCAAGGAAAGAAAGAAACTTATGAAGGGCTTGGAATGGGGTGAATTGTACGAAGCACACAAAGACGATAAACTGAATTTCACCGTTATAGATAACGAAGTAACCCGTCTGCTTTTGGATGATGATGTCACAAACAAAAAAGGCATTTACCCTTATATCTTGACGGGCAAAGAACATTATCTTTCGATTCGTGCGTTTACGGACAAGCAGAAAATCAAGGCGTATCAAAAGCAGCTTGGCATTTGCCCAATATGCAAACAACATTTTGAAATGCAAGAAATGGAAGCCGACCACATTACACCGTGGTGTGAAGGCGGTCCGACAATAGACAACAACTGCCAAATGCTTTGCCGTGACTGCAACAGGCGTAAATCCAATAAATGA
- a CDS encoding DUF2958 domain-containing protein — translation MDFKELITPQIVKAIHDTPYAKYDGVPKNDKKVIAHYSIIKSFPEKNAIGFSNCHWFVLEDDDFDAPSKKYQNNFGKVVFGAVDLGMGLELGSFSLDELFAVNDKNTRVYRDDSFEPLTKTMAEMVETLKIDWMV, via the coding sequence ATGGATTTTAAAGAACTTATCACTCCCCAAATCGTGAAAGCGATTCACGACACGCCATATGCCAAATATGATGGTGTCCCCAAGAATGACAAAAAGGTCATTGCCCATTATTCAATCATCAAGTCGTTTCCTGAAAAGAACGCTATTGGCTTTAGCAATTGCCATTGGTTTGTTTTGGAAGACGATGATTTTGACGCCCCGTCTAAAAAGTATCAAAACAATTTTGGAAAAGTTGTTTTTGGTGCTGTGGATTTGGGAATGGGTCTGGAACTTGGTTCGTTTTCTCTTGACGAACTTTTTGCCGTAAACGATAAGAACACCCGTGTTTATCGTGATGATTCTTTCGAACCATTGACAAAGACAATGGCTGAAATGGTTGAAACCCTTAAAATTGATTGGATGGTGTAA